The following proteins come from a genomic window of Gossypium raimondii isolate GPD5lz chromosome 5, ASM2569854v1, whole genome shotgun sequence:
- the LOC105766116 gene encoding metalloendoproteinase 2-MMP, whose product MKFQVLVIAIWVLVCFGSVSARFFPNITDIPSWIKNNATSKAPWDAFNKFAGCRPGEKREGLSQLKQYFNHFGYIPNSPSNFSEDFDDELEKALKTYQQNFNLNVTGQLDDQTLQQIVRPRCGNADVINGTSSMNSGRSSSFHTTGHLHTTAHFSFFPGTPRWPSNRQDLSYSFLPANGLTDEVKAVFTSAFQKWSTVTPLTFTQVDSYSSADITIGFYTGDHGDGEPFDGVLGTLAHAFSPTSGRLHLDGDENWVVSGDVTKASVSTAVDLESVAVHEIGHLLGLGHSSVEDAIMYPSITSRTRKVELADDDIQGIQLLYGTNPNYNGSTTSNTQERESSGGVPRYLGPRWGLALFLAVGFGSLFL is encoded by the coding sequence ATGAAGTTTCAAGTTTTGGTGATTGCGATTTgggttttggtatgttttggttcaGTTTCAGCTAGATTCTTTCCCAATATCACAGATATTCCGTCATGGATTAAGAACAACGCCACGTCAAAGGCCCCATGGGACGCCTTCAACAAATTTGCCGGCTGCCGGCCAGGCGAAAAACGGGAAGGTTTGTCGCAGCTTAAACAGTACTTTAACCATTTCGGTTATATACCCAACTCGCCCTCTAATTTCAGCGAGGACTTCGACGATGAGTTAGAAAAGGCATTGAAAACATACCAGCAGAACTTCAACCTTAACGTCACTGGTCAACTGGATGATCAGACTCTTCAACAGATCGTACGGCCCAGATGCGGTAACGCCGATGTAATCAACGGGACGAGTTCCATGAACTCAGGTAGATCGTCGTCTTTTCACACTACCGGACACTTGCACACGACGGCGCATTTCTCTTTCTTCCCGGGAACACCGCGTTGGCCTTCGAACCGGCAGGACTTATCGTACAGTTTCTTGCCGGCGAATGGGTTAACCGACGAAGTAAAAGCCGTCTTCACGAGCGCCTTCCAGAAATGGTCAACCGTTACGCCGCTGACGTTCACGCAAGTGGATTCCTACTCCTCGGCGGACATAACGATCGGGTTTTACACTGGAGACCACGGAGACGGCGAGCCATTCGATGGGGTTTTAGGGACGTTGGCCCACGCTTTTTCTCCAACAAGCGGAAGGCTCCATTTGGACGGGGATGAGAACTGGGTAGTTTCTGGTGATGTGACGAAGGCATCGGTGTCGACGGCGGTGGACTTGGAGTCGGTGGCCGTTCATGAGATCGGGCATCTGTTGGGTTTGGGGCATTCGTCGGTAGAGGATGCGATTATGTACCCATCGATCACTTCGCGGACGAGAAAAGTGGAACTGGCGGACGATGATATCCAAGGGATTCAATTGTTGTACGGCACTAATCCTAACTATAACGGTTCCACCACTTCGAATACGCAGGAGAGAGAGAGTAGCGGCGGCGTTCCCCGTTATCTGGGTCCACGGTGGGGCCTTGCTCTATTCTTGGCCGTTGGATTTGGGTCTTTATTTTTGTAG